A window from Alkalicoccobacillus plakortidis encodes these proteins:
- a CDS encoding PTS fructose transporter subunit IIABC: MELVDILTSDNIILNLKGTDQDTVIDELVNKLTENQLTNDPIAFKKAIYKRENEISTAVGYGVAIPHAKSKSVSKPTIIMGRTLQGIDYGGQHTNLIFMIAAPENASNEHLSLLSKLSTFLMSEAFRAKLLVATSMDEVINAIKNQDVSDEPDQTDKQDSGKYIVGITACMTGIAHTYMAAESLKEAAAKRGMKIKIQTNGANGPENRLTASDIQNADAIVVAHDVKVDTDVFKGKRFVDVPVKKAISHADQLIDQALAYDIRDPQSEHVSESHAEPEKKSGLNFYKHIMSGVSYMIPFVVVGGIFIAISFMFGIYAADPQSDQYNIFAEFFSQVGGEAAFALMVPILAGFIGYSIADKQGLAPAMIGGMVASIGGSGFLGGMFAGFVAGFSALYIGRAFARVPKAFQGLISVLLVPLLSTLIVGAFMFFILNTPMSLLNVFLENWLTGLTGINAAILGALLAGMMASDMGGPINKTASAFGLAMFAANIFEPSAALMVGGMVPPIGIALATTLFKNRFTLQEAEAGKASYVLGASFITEGAIPFAAADPLRIIPANIVGAAIGGAACMALNISLQAPHGGIFVIPIASNHPFLYIGCILLGSIVTCLMIGLLKKPLSEKDRNKGKAMDSVI; encoded by the coding sequence GTGGAATTAGTAGACATTCTTACTAGTGATAATATAATTTTAAATCTCAAAGGTACTGATCAAGATACTGTCATTGATGAATTAGTGAACAAGTTGACTGAGAATCAACTGACAAATGATCCTATTGCCTTTAAAAAAGCGATATATAAAAGAGAGAATGAAATTTCTACAGCTGTGGGGTATGGAGTAGCAATTCCACACGCAAAATCAAAATCCGTTTCTAAGCCGACAATCATAATGGGGCGAACACTTCAAGGAATAGATTATGGAGGACAGCACACGAACTTAATCTTTATGATTGCTGCACCTGAAAATGCATCAAATGAACATCTCTCTCTTTTATCTAAGCTCTCGACGTTTCTAATGAGTGAAGCATTCCGAGCAAAGTTACTAGTAGCTACATCAATGGATGAGGTCATAAACGCTATAAAGAATCAAGACGTATCTGATGAGCCTGACCAAACGGACAAGCAGGATTCAGGAAAATATATAGTGGGTATCACCGCTTGCATGACGGGTATTGCGCATACGTATATGGCTGCAGAGTCATTAAAAGAAGCAGCAGCCAAACGTGGAATGAAAATTAAAATTCAAACCAATGGTGCCAATGGACCGGAAAATCGTTTAACAGCATCAGATATTCAGAATGCGGATGCAATTGTTGTGGCACATGATGTTAAAGTGGATACGGATGTATTCAAAGGGAAACGTTTTGTTGATGTCCCAGTAAAAAAGGCGATTAGTCATGCTGATCAATTAATTGACCAAGCACTCGCCTATGATATTCGTGACCCTCAGTCTGAGCATGTTTCAGAATCGCATGCTGAACCTGAGAAGAAGTCAGGCTTGAATTTCTATAAGCATATTATGAGTGGTGTATCTTATATGATCCCATTTGTAGTGGTGGGTGGTATCTTCATTGCCATTTCATTTATGTTTGGAATCTATGCAGCTGATCCTCAAAGTGATCAGTATAATATCTTTGCAGAATTCTTTAGTCAAGTAGGTGGAGAAGCAGCGTTCGCTCTAATGGTTCCTATTTTGGCTGGGTTCATTGGATACAGTATTGCGGATAAGCAAGGTCTTGCTCCTGCTATGATCGGTGGTATGGTCGCAAGTATTGGTGGATCTGGATTCCTTGGCGGGATGTTTGCCGGGTTTGTGGCTGGATTCTCAGCTTTGTATATTGGACGAGCTTTTGCTAGAGTACCAAAGGCCTTCCAAGGCTTAATATCTGTTTTATTAGTTCCATTATTAAGTACTCTTATTGTTGGTGCATTTATGTTCTTTATCTTAAATACACCAATGTCCTTACTCAATGTATTCTTAGAAAACTGGTTAACAGGTCTTACAGGTATTAATGCAGCAATCTTAGGTGCATTGTTAGCTGGTATGATGGCATCAGATATGGGCGGTCCAATTAACAAGACCGCATCAGCCTTTGGTTTAGCGATGTTTGCAGCGAATATCTTTGAGCCTTCTGCCGCTCTTATGGTTGGTGGTATGGTCCCACCAATCGGGATTGCACTAGCGACAACGTTATTCAAAAATCGCTTCACTCTTCAAGAAGCGGAAGCTGGAAAAGCAAGCTATGTATTGGGAGCAAGCTTTATTACAGAGGGTGCAATTCCATTTGCAGCAGCAGATCCATTACGAATCATTCCTGCGAATATCGTAGGTGCTGCAATTGGTGGTGCTGCGTGTATGGCTCTAAATATATCTCTACAAGCACCACATGGCGGGATCTTTGTCATACCGATAGCAAGTAATCATCCTTTCTTATACATTGGATGTATCCTACTTGGATCGATCGTAACCTGCTTAATGATTGGGCTTTTGAAGAAGCCTCTATCTGAGAAAGATCGAAATAAAGGTAAAGCAATGGATTCAGTTATATAA